In Microbacterium binotii, one DNA window encodes the following:
- a CDS encoding TetR/AcrR family transcriptional regulator, which produces MPRARSFDEELFLDAATEQFWVHGYRGSALTDLSAATGVANGSLYQAYGSKWALFLVIFRRYCAGRLDFVDAALAPGQDVADTVRSYLAAVRADCAAHPDRRGCLMLNTIAEFGSDEEIARIVAGTLTRMEQRMADALAEATGRDRSDEDVLAAAANVVALSQSLIQLWRIGRDEGELARMSEQVALAASGVLAA; this is translated from the coding sequence ATGCCCCGCGCCCGATCTTTCGACGAAGAGCTCTTCCTCGATGCGGCCACCGAACAGTTCTGGGTCCACGGCTATCGGGGGTCCGCTCTGACCGATCTCTCGGCCGCGACCGGGGTGGCCAACGGCAGTCTCTACCAGGCGTACGGCAGCAAGTGGGCGTTGTTCCTGGTGATCTTCCGGCGTTACTGTGCCGGCCGCCTCGACTTCGTCGACGCCGCCCTCGCTCCGGGGCAGGATGTGGCGGACACCGTCCGTTCCTACCTCGCCGCCGTGCGCGCCGATTGTGCGGCACACCCCGACCGTCGCGGCTGTCTCATGCTGAACACGATCGCCGAGTTCGGATCCGACGAGGAGATCGCGCGGATCGTGGCCGGCACGCTGACCCGGATGGAGCAGCGCATGGCCGATGCTCTGGCAGAGGCGACCGGTCGCGACCGATCCGACGAGGACGTGCTCGCCGCGGCGGCCAACGTCGTCGCGCTGTCCCAGTCACTCATCCAGCTCTGGCGCATCGGCCGCGACGAGGGGGAGCTCGCTCGCATGAGCGAGCAGGTGGCGCTCGCCGCGTCGGGAGTGCTCGCCGCCTGA
- a CDS encoding family 1 encapsulin nanocompartment shell protein, giving the protein MDHLYRDLAPITDATWDTLDDEARTRLQPALGARRLVDFVGPLGWQHSATALGRVGTSFSTPFAGVTGRTRQVLPLAELRADFALSRSELDDDARGAVDTDLTPLDEAAVALASAENAAVFHGWDAAGFVGIIPSSPHPPLSGAGAPGRLAPLVADAIATLSGAGVGGPYGLAVDTATWTEVSGGSDAGGAVLQRHLERILGGPVTWTPGITGAVVVSLRGGDFILESGQDISLGYTAHSRDAVELYLIESLTFRVATPEAAIAIR; this is encoded by the coding sequence ATGGATCACCTCTATCGCGACCTCGCGCCCATCACCGACGCGACCTGGGACACGCTGGACGACGAGGCACGCACCCGACTGCAGCCGGCCCTGGGCGCCCGGCGGCTGGTCGATTTCGTGGGCCCACTCGGCTGGCAGCACTCGGCGACCGCTCTGGGCCGCGTCGGCACGAGCTTCTCGACGCCGTTCGCGGGCGTCACCGGCCGTACCCGCCAGGTGCTGCCGCTCGCGGAACTGCGCGCGGACTTCGCGCTGTCGCGCAGCGAACTCGACGACGACGCCCGCGGCGCCGTCGACACGGACCTGACTCCCCTGGATGAGGCGGCCGTCGCGCTCGCGAGCGCGGAGAACGCCGCGGTCTTCCACGGCTGGGACGCCGCCGGGTTCGTCGGCATCATCCCGTCGTCACCGCATCCGCCGCTGAGCGGCGCCGGAGCGCCGGGCCGGCTCGCTCCCCTGGTGGCCGATGCGATCGCCACGCTGTCGGGCGCCGGGGTCGGTGGCCCGTACGGCCTCGCCGTCGACACCGCGACGTGGACCGAGGTCTCCGGCGGGAGTGACGCGGGCGGCGCCGTGCTGCAGCGTCACCTGGAACGCATCCTCGGCGGTCCGGTGACCTGGACGCCCGGCATCACAGGCGCGGTCGTGGTGAGCCTGCGCGGCGGCGACTTCATCCTGGAGTCCGGTCAGGACATCTCACTCGGATACACCGCGCACAGCCGCGATGCGGTGGAGCTGTACCTGATCGAGAGCCTGACCTTCCGCGTCGCGACGCCCGAGGCGGCGATCGCGATCCGCTGA
- a CDS encoding Dyp-type peroxidase, with product MAENVRRADPSSFVPGAVQQFGSPLSTHAVFLVLRVAAGAEALDRVRGVLADLSGTIKAVAFRDPSATLTCTVGIGSEIWPRLVGTPRPAQLRPFAPIVGEAHTAPATAGDLLFHIRADRTDICFEFERQLMDALGDSVTTEDETACFRYFDRRDVLGFVDGTANPVGEDIADTVLVGDEDPAHAGGTYIVTQKYLHPLSAWRALPTEVQEAIMGRSKADNIELDDATTGQKAHKTLATIVDDEGVEHDILRDNMPFGRPGAAEFGTYFIGCCRDLWVIQRMLERMFIGDPPGLHDRLLDFSSAVTGSVFFAPRPDVLDGLDDPTQTTPATPQPPAPVADSSLGIGGRF from the coding sequence ATGGCAGAGAACGTGCGCCGCGCCGACCCCTCCTCGTTCGTGCCGGGAGCCGTGCAGCAGTTCGGCTCGCCACTGTCGACGCATGCCGTGTTCCTGGTGCTGCGCGTGGCTGCCGGAGCGGAGGCACTCGACCGCGTTCGCGGAGTCCTCGCGGACCTCTCGGGCACGATCAAGGCGGTCGCCTTCCGCGATCCCTCTGCGACGCTCACCTGCACCGTTGGCATCGGGAGCGAGATCTGGCCGCGGCTCGTGGGCACACCGCGTCCCGCGCAGCTCCGACCGTTCGCGCCCATCGTCGGCGAGGCGCACACGGCACCGGCGACGGCAGGCGACCTGCTCTTCCACATCCGCGCCGATCGCACCGACATCTGCTTCGAGTTCGAGCGGCAGCTCATGGATGCGCTCGGCGACAGCGTGACGACCGAGGACGAGACGGCCTGCTTCCGATACTTCGACCGACGGGATGTGCTCGGATTCGTCGACGGTACGGCCAACCCGGTCGGCGAGGACATCGCCGACACCGTGCTCGTCGGTGACGAGGATCCCGCCCACGCCGGCGGCACCTACATCGTGACGCAGAAGTACCTGCATCCCCTCTCCGCCTGGCGCGCGCTGCCGACCGAGGTGCAGGAGGCGATCATGGGCCGGTCAAAGGCGGACAACATCGAGCTCGACGATGCGACCACCGGCCAGAAGGCGCACAAGACGCTGGCGACCATCGTCGACGACGAGGGCGTCGAGCACGACATCCTCCGCGACAACATGCCGTTCGGGCGCCCCGGCGCCGCCGAGTTCGGCACCTACTTCATCGGATGCTGTCGTGATCTCTGGGTGATCCAGCGGATGCTCGAGCGCATGTTCATCGGCGACCCGCCCGGGCTGCACGACCGATTGCTCGACTTCTCCTCCGCGGTGACAGGCAGCGTGTTCTTCGCGCCGCGTCCCGACGTGCTGGACGGACTCGACGACCCGACGCAGACGACCCCCGCCACACCTCAGCCTCCCGCGCCCGTCGCGGACTCCTCGCTCGGCATCGGCGGGCGCTTCTGA
- a CDS encoding helix-turn-helix transcriptional regulator codes for MERERALGDYLRARRNVRQPEEVGLERAPGRRVPGLRRDEVAQLAGISAEYYLRLEQGRGARPSDQVLGALAGVLGLDAESRAYLGRLAAGAPALPAPEDAAVADQIARVLAQWTHTPAYMSDRHRDVVVANPLAAAFGFGGLAAGQNVVINLFNDRMKRTLDQWESMTRAAVATLRRDADPDSPRLKEIIEELSKDEDFVRIWERHDVSGPEDAQISIIVEGLGTLDVEIQNFSVRSLPGYIMTVMAAPPRSLAATVFSRLVERLTAAESGTTGASQPLQPPR; via the coding sequence ATGGAACGAGAACGCGCACTGGGCGACTATCTGCGCGCCCGACGCAATGTCCGCCAACCCGAAGAGGTGGGCCTGGAGCGCGCCCCGGGCCGGCGTGTACCCGGACTGCGTCGCGACGAGGTGGCGCAGCTCGCCGGCATCAGCGCCGAGTACTACCTCCGCCTCGAACAGGGGCGCGGCGCTCGCCCCTCCGACCAGGTGCTGGGCGCGCTCGCGGGTGTCCTGGGTCTTGACGCGGAATCCCGCGCCTACCTCGGACGCCTCGCCGCAGGCGCTCCCGCTCTGCCGGCTCCGGAGGACGCGGCGGTCGCGGACCAGATCGCGCGCGTGCTGGCGCAGTGGACGCATACACCCGCGTACATGTCGGACCGTCACCGCGACGTCGTCGTGGCAAACCCGCTCGCGGCGGCGTTCGGGTTCGGCGGACTGGCGGCCGGGCAGAACGTCGTGATCAACCTCTTCAACGACCGGATGAAGCGCACGCTCGATCAGTGGGAATCGATGACCAGGGCGGCCGTCGCGACCCTCCGCCGCGATGCGGATCCGGATTCGCCCCGATTGAAGGAGATCATCGAGGAGCTCTCGAAAGACGAGGACTTCGTGCGCATCTGGGAACGTCACGACGTGTCGGGGCCGGAGGACGCGCAGATCTCGATCATCGTCGAAGGTCTCGGAACGCTCGACGTCGAGATCCAGAACTTCAGCGTGCGCTCCCTCCCGGGCTACATCATGACCGTCATGGCGGCGCCGCCGCGGTCGCTGGCGGCCACCGTCTTCTCACGGCTCGTCGAGCGGTTGACTGCGGCGGAAAGTGGTACTACCGGGGCCTCCCAACCCCTGCAACCCCCTCGGTAG
- a CDS encoding helix-turn-helix domain-containing protein — protein sequence MNLQDVVDELAETLGRSVVINDLAYRPVAASAQGDEIDEVRARALLRRQTAPKERAYLESLRLLQSRRPLTIDLTRFNARERLAIPIWSDDEPVGVLWLITGGMPALTEHDYRAIDAAVAVSRDLLVTHSRTATVSVRATVMRELLAADVLARREALTAAVRSYGVERGPGSVVRAVSVGYDTGVVQRAALGRALESLPGVRLTFLGEDGASLLFLGHASDTDATDAAIAAETAAADVLLRAIGSASLTREDNDLREVADRAIAAAAVAEVLPSLGGRAAAEEIGPWLLISDIIADPSRLARFSPAAHVLLNDTDPLRRQTIEAFLDGAGRVREVCDVLHIHRTTLYYRLENMPEPVREALDDGLSRSTLHLALKLAAYWEHSGRI from the coding sequence ATGAACCTGCAAGACGTCGTCGACGAACTGGCCGAGACCCTCGGACGTTCCGTCGTGATCAACGACCTCGCCTATCGTCCGGTCGCGGCCTCCGCCCAGGGCGACGAGATCGACGAGGTCCGGGCGCGCGCCCTTCTTCGCCGCCAGACCGCGCCGAAAGAGCGGGCGTACCTGGAGAGCCTGCGCCTGCTGCAGTCGCGCCGACCGCTCACGATCGACCTGACGCGCTTCAACGCCCGCGAACGGCTCGCCATCCCGATCTGGAGCGACGACGAGCCGGTGGGTGTCCTGTGGCTCATCACGGGAGGAATGCCTGCCCTCACCGAGCATGACTACCGCGCGATCGACGCGGCCGTCGCCGTCTCACGCGACCTGCTGGTCACCCACTCGCGCACGGCCACGGTCTCCGTCCGCGCCACCGTCATGCGCGAGCTGCTGGCCGCCGATGTGCTCGCCCGCCGCGAGGCCCTCACCGCCGCGGTGCGGTCCTATGGCGTCGAGCGGGGACCGGGCAGTGTGGTGCGCGCGGTGTCCGTCGGCTACGACACCGGCGTGGTGCAGCGGGCGGCGCTCGGGCGGGCGCTGGAGAGCCTTCCCGGGGTGCGCCTCACCTTCTTGGGGGAGGACGGTGCCTCGTTGCTCTTTCTCGGGCACGCGTCCGACACCGACGCGACGGATGCGGCGATCGCCGCCGAGACGGCCGCGGCGGACGTGCTCCTTCGCGCCATCGGCTCCGCCAGCCTCACGCGCGAGGACAACGACCTGCGCGAGGTCGCCGATCGCGCCATCGCCGCTGCCGCTGTTGCCGAGGTGCTCCCCTCGCTGGGCGGTCGGGCCGCTGCGGAGGAGATCGGACCCTGGTTGCTGATCTCCGACATCATCGCCGACCCGAGCAGGCTCGCCCGATTCTCGCCGGCGGCGCACGTGCTGCTGAATGACACCGACCCGTTGCGTCGGCAGACGATCGAAGCGTTCCTCGACGGTGCGGGCCGGGTGCGAGAGGTCTGCGATGTGCTGCACATCCACCGCACCACGCTCTACTACCGGCTCGAGAACATGCCGGAACCGGTGCGCGAGGCGCTCGATGACGGCCTGTCGCGCAGCACGCTGCATCTCGCGCTGAAACTCGCCGCCTACTGGGAGCACTCGGGGAGGATTTGA